From one Thalassobaculum sp. OXR-137 genomic stretch:
- a CDS encoding undecaprenyl-diphosphate phosphatase — translation MSIEHLILIAIVQGITEFLPISSSGHLILIPSLTGEADQGLVIDVAVHVGTLLAVCLYLWRDIGRMTLGTLNGLRGRRDPGFRLALQIVLATIPVICAGYALKRYMGGMPRSPEVVAWATLGFGILLGIVDYVGMTLRRIEHMRYGEALFIGLAQVLALIPGTSRSGITMTAARALGYERQEAARFSMLMGIPTILAAGALIGLDLYEAGDAQLTADALIAGGLSFIAALVSIALMMGWLKRASFLPFVIYRILMGGGLLIWLYTA, via the coding sequence GTGTCCATCGAACATCTGATCCTCATCGCCATCGTGCAGGGGATCACCGAATTCCTGCCGATCAGCTCGTCGGGCCACCTGATCCTGATCCCGTCGCTGACCGGCGAGGCCGACCAGGGGCTGGTGATCGACGTCGCGGTCCATGTGGGCACCCTGCTGGCCGTCTGTCTGTACCTGTGGCGCGACATCGGGCGGATGACGCTCGGGACCTTGAACGGCCTGCGCGGCCGCCGCGATCCCGGCTTTCGCCTCGCCCTGCAGATCGTGCTGGCGACCATCCCGGTGATCTGTGCCGGCTATGCCCTGAAGCGCTACATGGGCGGCATGCCGCGTTCGCCGGAGGTCGTCGCCTGGGCCACCCTCGGCTTCGGCATTCTGCTCGGCATCGTCGACTATGTCGGCATGACCCTGCGGCGGATCGAGCACATGCGCTACGGCGAGGCGCTGTTCATCGGCCTGGCCCAGGTGCTGGCCCTGATTCCCGGCACCAGCCGGTCCGGCATCACCATGACCGCCGCCCGGGCGCTCGGCTACGAGCGCCAGGAGGCGGCCCGGTTCTCCATGCTGATGGGCATCCCGACGATTCTCGCCGCCGGTGCGCTGATCGGGCTGGATCTCTACGAGGCCGGCGACGCCCAGCTCACCGCCGACGCGCTGATCGCGGGCGGTCTGTCCTTCATCGCCGCCCTGGTCTCGATCGCCCTGATGATGGGCTGGCTGAAGCGGGCGAGCTTCCTGCCCTTCGTGATTTACCGGATCCTGATGGGCGGCGGATTGCTGATCTGGCTCTATACGGCTTGA
- a CDS encoding autotransporter assembly complex family protein: protein MRFASMLFLGLLLFAGGVRPAWAQADPAEEEQPGIVYEVSIEGLDGTGELKSLVEESSVLKSRIDDLPVSEAALERRAREDEEIFDSVARSLGYYDAVFVHRVDDPVDPGGPVRVLVYGDPGSVYTFDALTIRAAGKGGLPDGLDLPREDLAVERGAPAKSSAVVDAETNLIRLLQQQAYPLAKLADRTALIDRDAKTMDLVFEVDPGARARYGDIAVKGNDSIERDYIVRRLPWTYGAPVDMREIDKGRRALVSTGRFDSAGIQIGDAVADDGSLPITVTVRERPARSIGAGISYSTSEGLGTSAHWEHRNLFGGAEKLRIETTVAEVETSLTGAFTIPDVLVTDQNFTIESGYIQQYTDGYDSESYTLGGRFDRRISDMLSVDYGLSLERSRIEEDGQEQRFTLVGIPLGASIDTSNDLLNPTRGGRTRIKFTPYLESLGSTLSFYSTSVRHAHYLALDDEGDLVLAGRAGIGTIFGASTGNLPADKRFYTGGSGSVRGYALQSVGPLDASNEPTGGSALLDFGAELRWRVYGDFGIVPFIDAGQVYDQEVPTLDGDLQWGAGLGFRYFTAIGPIRADIAFPLNPRDSDDAFQVYFSLGQAF from the coding sequence ATGCGCTTCGCTTCGATGCTCTTTCTGGGACTCCTGCTGTTCGCAGGCGGAGTCCGGCCGGCCTGGGCACAGGCCGACCCGGCCGAGGAAGAGCAGCCGGGCATCGTCTACGAGGTCAGCATCGAGGGGCTGGACGGCACCGGGGAACTGAAGTCCCTGGTGGAGGAAAGCTCGGTGCTGAAGTCGCGCATCGACGATCTTCCGGTCTCCGAGGCGGCCCTGGAACGCCGGGCGCGGGAGGACGAGGAGATCTTCGACAGCGTCGCCCGGTCGCTCGGCTACTACGACGCGGTCTTCGTCCACCGGGTCGACGATCCGGTCGACCCCGGCGGCCCGGTCCGGGTTCTGGTCTACGGCGATCCCGGTAGTGTCTATACCTTCGACGCCCTCACCATCCGCGCCGCCGGCAAGGGTGGGTTGCCGGACGGGCTCGACCTGCCGCGGGAGGATCTGGCGGTGGAGCGGGGGGCTCCGGCCAAGTCTTCCGCTGTGGTCGATGCCGAGACCAACCTGATCCGCCTGCTGCAGCAGCAGGCCTATCCCCTGGCCAAGCTCGCCGACCGCACCGCGCTGATCGACCGCGACGCCAAGACCATGGACCTCGTGTTCGAGGTGGATCCCGGCGCCAGGGCCCGGTATGGCGACATCGCCGTCAAAGGCAACGACAGCATCGAGCGCGACTACATCGTGCGGCGGCTGCCCTGGACCTATGGCGCGCCGGTGGACATGCGCGAGATCGACAAGGGCCGCCGCGCCCTGGTGAGCACCGGCCGCTTCGACAGTGCCGGCATCCAGATCGGCGATGCGGTCGCCGACGACGGCTCGCTGCCGATCACCGTCACCGTCCGCGAGCGGCCGGCGCGCAGCATCGGCGCCGGCATCAGCTACTCGACCTCCGAAGGTCTCGGCACCAGCGCCCATTGGGAGCATCGCAACCTGTTCGGCGGGGCGGAAAAACTGCGGATCGAGACCACCGTCGCCGAAGTGGAAACCAGCCTGACGGGGGCGTTCACCATCCCCGACGTGCTGGTCACCGACCAGAACTTCACCATAGAGAGCGGCTACATCCAGCAATACACCGACGGCTATGACAGCGAGAGCTATACCCTCGGCGGCCGGTTCGACCGGCGCATCTCCGATATGCTCTCGGTGGATTACGGTCTCAGCCTGGAGCGGTCCCGCATCGAGGAGGACGGTCAGGAGCAGCGGTTCACCCTGGTCGGCATCCCGCTCGGCGCCTCCATCGACACGTCGAACGACCTGCTGAACCCGACCCGTGGTGGGCGCACCCGGATCAAGTTCACGCCGTATCTGGAAAGCCTTGGCTCCACCCTGTCGTTCTACTCGACCTCGGTGCGCCATGCCCATTACCTGGCGCTGGACGACGAGGGCGATCTCGTCCTCGCCGGCCGGGCCGGGATCGGCACGATCTTCGGCGCATCGACCGGCAATCTGCCGGCGGACAAGCGGTTCTATACCGGCGGGTCGGGATCGGTGCGGGGCTATGCGCTGCAGAGCGTCGGGCCGCTCGACGCCTCCAACGAGCCGACCGGCGGCAGCGCCCTGCTCGATTTCGGGGCCGAGCTGCGGTGGCGGGTCTATGGCGATTTCGGCATCGTCCCGTTCATCGACGCGGGCCAGGTCTACGATCAGGAGGTGCCGACCCTGGACGGCGACCTGCAATGGGGCGCCGGCCTCGGCTTCCGGTATTTCACCGCGATCGGTCCGATCCGCGCCGATATCGCCTTTCCCCTGAATCCGCGCGACAGCGACGACGCTTTCCAGGTCTATTTCAGTCTCGGCCAGGCGTTCTGA
- a CDS encoding serine hydrolase domain-containing protein — translation MTEFAEHQSLAAFANQTENPKALGFDAGRLARIGDWMDRYVEAGKLPYAMTAILRGGELAYLDARGYTDPDAKQAPAVDHLARIYSMTKPIVTAAAMTYYEEARFQLEDPISRFLPEFAEPRVYVSGEGDSMVTRPAEGPITIRQLMTHTAGLTYGFFDPGPIGAAYRKNNVNYFPGKESAAEVTKRTAAVPLLFEPGSQWTYSVAIDVLGRLVEVVAGKPLGEVLRERIFEPLGMIDTFFGVPEDKVGRFVPCYEKAGQGMKRGEEPGTSKFLGTPAMESGGGGLVGTLPDYLRFMEMMRRGGTFGAARILGRKTVDLMMSNHLPGDIASMGQSSFSEMPMVGIGFGLGGSILLDTAAAQIPGSVGEFAWGGVASTGFWIDRAEEISAVFFTQLTPSSSWPLRRELRVLTYQSLVD, via the coding sequence ATGACCGAATTCGCCGAGCACCAGAGCCTCGCGGCCTTCGCCAACCAGACCGAGAACCCCAAGGCGCTGGGCTTCGATGCCGGCCGCCTGGCGCGGATCGGCGACTGGATGGACCGCTATGTCGAGGCGGGCAAGCTGCCCTATGCGATGACCGCGATCCTGCGCGGCGGCGAGCTCGCCTATCTGGACGCCCGCGGCTACACCGACCCGGACGCGAAGCAGGCGCCGGCGGTCGACCACCTCGCCCGCATCTACTCCATGACCAAGCCGATCGTCACGGCAGCAGCCATGACCTATTACGAGGAGGCGCGGTTCCAGCTCGAGGATCCGATCAGCCGCTTCTTGCCCGAATTCGCCGAGCCCCGGGTTTATGTCTCGGGCGAGGGCGACAGCATGGTGACCCGGCCGGCAGAAGGCCCGATCACCATCCGCCAGCTCATGACCCACACCGCCGGGCTGACTTACGGCTTCTTCGATCCGGGCCCGATCGGGGCCGCCTATCGCAAGAACAACGTCAACTACTTCCCCGGCAAGGAGAGCGCCGCCGAGGTGACCAAACGTACCGCCGCGGTGCCGCTGCTGTTCGAGCCGGGTAGCCAGTGGACCTATTCGGTCGCCATCGACGTGCTCGGCCGCCTCGTGGAAGTCGTCGCCGGCAAGCCGCTGGGCGAGGTCCTGCGCGAACGCATCTTCGAGCCGCTGGGGATGATCGACACGTTCTTCGGCGTGCCGGAGGACAAGGTCGGCCGCTTCGTGCCGTGCTACGAGAAGGCCGGCCAGGGCATGAAGCGCGGCGAGGAGCCGGGCACCTCCAAGTTCCTGGGCACGCCGGCGATGGAATCCGGCGGCGGCGGCCTGGTCGGCACCCTGCCCGACTATCTGCGCTTCATGGAGATGATGCGCCGGGGCGGCACCTTCGGCGCGGCCCGCATCCTCGGGCGCAAGACCGTCGACCTGATGATGTCGAACCACCTGCCGGGCGACATCGCCTCCATGGGGCAGTCGAGCTTCTCGGAAATGCCGATGGTCGGCATCGGCTTCGGCCTGGGCGGCTCCATCCTGCTGGACACCGCCGCCGCCCAGATCCCGGGCAGCGTCGGCGAGTTCGCCTGGGGCGGGGTGGCGAGCACCGGGTTCTGGATCGACCGGGCGGAGGAGATCTCGGCGGTGTTCTTCACCCAGCTCACCCCGTCGTCCTCCTGGCCGCTGCGCCGCGAGCTCCGGGTGCTGACCTATCAGTCGCTGGTGGACTGA
- a CDS encoding translocation/assembly module TamB domain-containing protein: MLRRALLILGGTLGILAVAVLGLLALANTDWGRARIIALVEDATADGPVRVSIGAIDGTLPGRIELLDVSAYDSRGEFARAGSLVLDWDVLDLLGGRVSVNALALADARLDRIPELPPTPEEPEPETPEPLSLKFELPGIEVSLDRLSVDALVLGADVAGEPVTVTADLSAALTDADIRAGGWIEAVREQGPPARAEIDAALVPSSGVLRAEISLREPEGGLVAGLLEIEGRPPLALSLTGQGGLERWQGALEGGFGPNARADLDLVVTSTEQGYGLSVDGTVAASRVAPPELRTLLAAPIVLALEARAHPDGSARLENLRIGLPSAELTGSAEIDAEGTPVAAQADLAVPDLAAFAGLAGTDLSGPLTLSARLDMQGRRLAVTAGGAPSVQAIALDDLALSLTAEADDALATVPDRIRLALDGGVATPQVDGVDTVDLLGPRLTLAAAGSVAPDTMDATVDSLTLTTAAATLEGTASFTGGETLTPSLRLTASDLSRFADLAGMDLSGAAEVEVDGTLDLDPLALSATLSVAGAEFGLGDPALERLIGPAPSLIAGIGLDAEQHLDLVGIELTADAAQATGDVSLDLGGGEIGGRIDLNAPDLSALSGIAGTDLSGAAAVAVALGGTLDAPAASASWRIVDLVAAGTPVDEITGSVTASGLPDAPVGRVQASLGFRGEPVDLTFGYALADGSLRVSGLSLDGLGTTVTGGAAVDLDSNLARGELEIAIADLGIVGTALNAPLAGGSVTGAVRLTDKKGQGVGLTLDAANLAVTDGPVVERVYLEASLADATGKAAGRVDLTVTGVSADGATLKTAVLDADVTGGVAQVTLNAEGEAGVPVLLAAAATVSLDPTLGPISVRKLDADVGDVAIRQRGTMQVALDPAPRIDGIDLAIDDGRVSGHAGLDTADLDIALAMRELPASLARLADPTLELDGRIGGDVRVTGPIENPRAEISLSTSGVRTLDPNLADIPPLVADLGVKLSDRQATAKVNASIGEGATVTLTAMVDGAAGPAGSPPVFENSARLDARLDADMDLDRVSAFLPLDLVALGGAAQARITAGGTIGDPALAGAVTVDRGRVDVPSAGLYLREATLRAEGAGQELVIRRFDAKAAGGGTISASGTLSADPETDFPADIRITADRFNASDMDMASVSVDMDLTVQGAMPEYLLAGKVTVLPTEIRIPENLPPSVVKIEVVEIKDGRVVEDPEEEKREEEAREEAGAPLRLDIEIDIPGQVFVRGRGLDSEWGGHLTVTGLADAPVVDGEISVRRGVLSAVGENFNFERGRVIFDGGPAEDPALDMRLTAELTEITASVVVGGNASDPDISLESTPALPEEDILSRILFGSDKAELTPIQALKLARSAAILSGGFGAGPGVTEQVRDALGVDTIDVDTSTADDGSVGASLSVGKYIAPGVFLKLQQGLSGASSRAVVEVEVTDSISVETDVGADSQSRVGVTYELDY; the protein is encoded by the coding sequence ATGCTGCGGCGCGCGCTCCTCATTCTTGGCGGCACGCTCGGCATCCTGGCGGTCGCGGTGCTGGGGCTGCTGGCGCTTGCCAACACCGACTGGGGCCGCGCCCGGATCATCGCCCTGGTGGAGGATGCCACCGCCGACGGCCCGGTGCGGGTCAGCATCGGCGCCATCGACGGCACCCTGCCCGGCCGGATCGAGTTGCTGGACGTCTCCGCCTATGACAGCCGGGGCGAGTTCGCCCGGGCCGGATCCCTGGTGCTGGACTGGGACGTGCTCGACCTGCTGGGCGGGCGGGTTTCGGTGAACGCCCTCGCCCTGGCCGACGCCCGGCTCGACCGCATCCCCGAGCTTCCGCCGACCCCCGAGGAGCCGGAGCCGGAGACTCCGGAGCCGCTGTCCCTGAAATTCGAGCTGCCGGGTATCGAGGTGTCGCTCGACCGACTGTCGGTCGACGCGCTCGTGCTGGGGGCCGATGTCGCCGGCGAACCGGTCACCGTCACCGCCGACCTGTCCGCCGCCCTGACCGACGCGGATATCCGCGCCGGCGGCTGGATCGAGGCGGTCCGGGAGCAGGGGCCGCCGGCCCGCGCCGAGATCGACGCGGCACTGGTGCCGTCGAGCGGCGTGTTGCGCGCCGAGATCAGCCTGCGGGAGCCGGAAGGCGGGCTGGTCGCCGGCTTGTTGGAGATCGAAGGCCGTCCGCCCCTGGCCCTGTCGCTGACCGGACAAGGCGGGTTGGAGCGCTGGCAGGGCGCGCTGGAGGGCGGTTTCGGCCCCAACGCGCGGGCCGATCTGGATCTCGTCGTGACCTCCACGGAGCAGGGATACGGCCTGTCGGTCGACGGGACCGTCGCCGCTTCTCGGGTGGCGCCGCCCGAGCTGCGTACGCTTCTGGCCGCGCCGATCGTCCTGGCGCTGGAGGCCCGGGCCCATCCGGACGGCAGCGCCCGACTGGAAAACCTGAGGATCGGCCTTCCCTCGGCCGAGCTGACAGGGTCGGCCGAGATCGACGCGGAGGGGACGCCGGTGGCGGCCCAGGCCGATCTGGCGGTTCCGGACCTCGCCGCCTTCGCCGGGCTCGCCGGCACCGACCTCTCCGGTCCGCTCACGCTCTCCGCCCGGCTCGACATGCAGGGGCGGCGGCTGGCCGTGACGGCCGGGGGCGCGCCGTCGGTCCAGGCCATCGCCCTCGACGATCTCGCCCTGTCCCTCACCGCCGAGGCCGACGACGCCCTGGCGACCGTCCCCGACCGGATCCGCCTCGCCCTGGACGGCGGGGTGGCCACGCCGCAGGTGGACGGGGTCGACACCGTGGATCTGCTCGGTCCGCGCCTCACGCTGGCCGCCGCCGGGTCGGTGGCGCCGGATACGATGGACGCCACGGTCGACAGTCTGACCCTGACCACCGCGGCGGCAACGCTGGAGGGTACGGCGTCCTTCACCGGCGGCGAGACGCTGACACCGTCCCTGCGCCTGACGGCCTCCGATCTCTCCCGCTTCGCCGATCTCGCCGGCATGGACCTGTCGGGCGCGGCCGAGGTCGAGGTGGACGGGACCCTCGACCTCGACCCGCTCGCCCTGTCCGCCACCCTCTCCGTCGCGGGGGCCGAATTCGGTCTCGGCGACCCGGCCCTGGAGCGGCTGATCGGCCCGGCGCCGAGCCTGATCGCCGGCATCGGGCTGGATGCCGAGCAGCATCTGGATCTCGTCGGGATCGAGCTCACGGCGGATGCGGCCCAGGCCACCGGCGACGTCTCCCTCGATCTGGGCGGCGGCGAGATCGGCGGGCGGATCGACCTCAATGCCCCTGACCTGTCCGCCCTGAGCGGGATCGCCGGCACCGACCTGTCCGGTGCCGCGGCGGTTGCCGTGGCTCTGGGCGGCACGCTCGACGCGCCGGCGGCCTCAGCCTCCTGGCGGATCGTGGATCTGGTTGCGGCCGGCACGCCGGTGGATGAGATCACCGGCTCGGTCACCGCCTCGGGTCTTCCGGACGCTCCGGTCGGACGGGTGCAGGCGTCTCTGGGCTTTCGTGGGGAGCCGGTGGACCTGACCTTCGGCTACGCCCTCGCCGACGGTTCGCTGCGGGTCAGCGGCCTGTCGCTCGACGGGCTGGGGACGACCGTCACGGGCGGTGCGGCGGTCGATCTGGACAGCAACCTCGCGCGCGGCGAGCTGGAGATCGCCATCGCCGATCTCGGCATCGTCGGCACCGCGCTGAACGCCCCGCTTGCCGGCGGCAGTGTGACGGGCGCGGTGCGGCTGACCGACAAGAAGGGGCAGGGGGTCGGATTGACTCTGGATGCCGCCAACCTGGCCGTGACCGACGGTCCCGTGGTCGAACGCGTCTATTTGGAAGCCTCCCTGGCCGATGCCACCGGCAAGGCGGCCGGCCGGGTCGACCTGACCGTGACGGGTGTCTCCGCCGACGGGGCGACCCTGAAAACGGCGGTGCTCGACGCCGACGTCACCGGCGGTGTGGCGCAGGTGACCCTGAATGCCGAGGGCGAGGCGGGCGTGCCGGTGCTGCTCGCGGCGGCGGCAACGGTCTCGCTGGATCCGACGCTCGGGCCGATCTCGGTGCGGAAGCTCGACGCCGATGTGGGCGATGTGGCGATCCGTCAGCGGGGTACGATGCAGGTCGCCCTGGACCCGGCACCGCGGATCGACGGCATCGACCTGGCGATCGACGACGGACGGGTCAGCGGCCATGCCGGGCTCGACACCGCCGACCTGGATATCGCGCTGGCCATGCGGGAGCTGCCGGCTAGCCTGGCGCGGCTGGCCGACCCGACCCTGGAGCTGGACGGACGGATCGGCGGCGACGTCAGGGTCACCGGGCCGATCGAGAACCCGAGGGCGGAGATCTCCCTGTCCACGTCGGGCGTGCGGACCCTCGATCCCAATCTCGCCGATATCCCGCCACTGGTGGCCGATCTCGGCGTGAAACTTTCCGACCGCCAGGCGACCGCCAAGGTCAACGCCTCGATCGGCGAAGGCGCCACGGTGACCCTAACGGCCATGGTGGACGGTGCCGCCGGGCCGGCGGGATCGCCGCCGGTCTTCGAGAACAGCGCCCGGCTGGACGCGCGGCTGGACGCGGACATGGATCTCGACCGAGTCTCCGCGTTCCTGCCGCTCGACCTGGTGGCCCTGGGCGGGGCGGCGCAGGCGCGCATCACCGCGGGCGGGACCATCGGCGACCCGGCGCTGGCCGGCGCGGTGACGGTGGACCGGGGGCGGGTCGACGTGCCGTCGGCCGGGCTTTACCTGCGCGAGGCCACGCTGCGGGCCGAGGGCGCGGGCCAGGAACTGGTCATCCGCCGGTTCGACGCCAAGGCGGCCGGCGGCGGCACGATCAGCGCGTCCGGCACCCTGTCGGCCGATCCGGAAACCGACTTCCCGGCGGATATCCGCATCACCGCCGACAGGTTCAACGCCTCCGACATGGACATGGCCTCGGTCTCCGTCGACATGGACCTGACGGTGCAGGGCGCGATGCCGGAATACCTGCTCGCCGGCAAGGTGACGGTGCTACCCACCGAAATCCGCATTCCCGAGAACCTGCCGCCGAGCGTGGTCAAGATCGAGGTGGTCGAGATCAAGGACGGCCGGGTGGTCGAGGACCCGGAGGAAGAGAAGCGCGAGGAAGAAGCCCGGGAGGAGGCCGGCGCGCCGCTGCGCCTGGATATCGAGATCGACATTCCCGGCCAAGTCTTCGTGCGCGGCCGCGGCCTCGACAGCGAGTGGGGCGGCCATCTGACGGTGACCGGGCTGGCCGACGCGCCGGTGGTGGACGGCGAGATCTCGGTGCGCCGCGGCGTGCTGAGCGCGGTCGGCGAGAACTTCAATTTCGAACGCGGCCGGGTGATCTTCGACGGCGGCCCGGCCGAGGATCCGGCGCTCGACATGCGTCTGACCGCCGAGCTGACGGAGATCACCGCCTCGGTCGTGGTCGGCGGGAACGCCAGCGACCCGGATATCAGCCTGGAAAGCACCCCGGCCCTGCCGGAGGAGGACATCCTCTCCCGCATCCTGTTCGGCTCCGACAAGGCCGAGCTGACGCCGATCCAGGCGCTCAAGCTGGCCCGGTCGGCGGCGATCCTGTCGGGCGGCTTCGGCGCCGGTCCGGGCGTGACCGAACAGGTGCGCGATGCGCTCGGCGTGGACACGATCGACGTCGACACCAGCACCGCCGATGACGGGTCGGTCGGCGCGTCGCTCTCCGTCGGCAAGTATATCGCCCCTGGGGTTTTCCTGAAGCTGCAGCAGGGCCTTTCCGGCGCCTCCAGCCGGGCGGTGGTGGAAGTGGAAGTGACCGATAGCATCTCGGTGGAGACCGATGTGGGCGCGGATTCCCAAAGCCGGGTTGGCGTCACCTACGAGCTCGACTATTGA
- a CDS encoding helix-turn-helix transcriptional regulator, translating into MAKQPNDSNVMKPADFKRWRKTLKLSQKEAAEALGLKRRVVQYYEKGERDGEKVQIPKYIRLACSAVASGVADYDGPPRDKDPAAPEPLGEPQSTSD; encoded by the coding sequence GTGGCCAAACAGCCCAACGATTCCAATGTGATGAAACCGGCGGACTTCAAGCGTTGGCGCAAGACGCTGAAGCTGTCGCAGAAGGAAGCCGCCGAAGCGCTCGGTCTGAAGCGCCGTGTCGTCCAGTATTACGAGAAGGGCGAGCGCGACGGCGAGAAGGTGCAGATCCCGAAATACATCCGCTTGGCCTGCTCTGCCGTGGCGTCGGGCGTGGCGGACTACGACGGCCCGCCACGCGACAAGGATCCGGCGGCCCCGGAACCGCTCGGTGAGCCTCAGTCCACCAGCGACTGA
- a CDS encoding acyl-CoA thioesterase translates to MTDAAFDPSTPASFAFWTQERLRAGDLDIVGHVNNNAIGVFLENGRVRMFMAAGENLYSAAAEGGSPETTWVVRRLETDFVREIRFPGIVWTGTRVTRFGTTSCRVEQGIFVDGTCRVTAVATAVCFDPRLRTSVPISDTLRANLIQACEGDGDGPFPG, encoded by the coding sequence ATGACCGACGCCGCTTTCGATCCGAGCACGCCCGCCAGCTTCGCTTTCTGGACCCAGGAGCGGCTGCGTGCCGGCGATCTCGACATCGTGGGACATGTGAACAACAACGCGATCGGCGTGTTCCTGGAGAACGGCCGGGTGCGCATGTTCATGGCGGCGGGCGAGAACCTCTACAGCGCCGCGGCCGAGGGCGGCTCGCCGGAGACCACCTGGGTGGTGCGGCGGCTGGAGACCGATTTCGTGCGGGAGATCCGCTTTCCCGGCATCGTGTGGACCGGCACGCGGGTGACCCGGTTCGGGACAACGTCATGCCGGGTGGAGCAGGGGATCTTCGTGGACGGGACCTGCCGGGTGACGGCGGTGGCGACCGCGGTGTGCTTCGATCCGCGTCTGCGCACGTCTGTGCCGATATCGGATACGTTGCGTGCGAACCTCATCCAGGCCTGCGAGGGGGATGGAGACGGTCCGTTTCCGGGGTAA
- a CDS encoding NAD(P)-dependent oxidoreductase, whose amino-acid sequence MTTDRMLKFVGTEKRMPQKRAAEDRRTDFGEIYNEFDPARAEEQAGRCSQCGVPYCQVHCPLQNNIPDWLMLTAAGRLEEAYEISSATNNFPEICGRICPQDRLCEGNCVIEKGFQSVTIGSVEKYITETAFDNGWVKPVKPVREREESVGIIGGGPGGLAAAEQLRKRGYQVHVYDRYDRMGGLMIYGIPNFKLEKEVVERRTVLLADGGVQYHANTEIGRDVTLDELRQRHSAVLIATGVYKARDMQCPGVGLDGIYPALDYLTASNRKGLGDAVPEFDNGTLDAKGKKVVVIGGGDTAMDCVRTAIRQGAEAVTCVYRRDRTNMPGSQREVANAEEEGVTFEWLAAPEAFVGGETVDGVRCQRIHLGVPDATGRQTPQPIEGSSFTIECDMAIKALGFDPEDLPGLFGAADLKVSRWGTIGIDFKTMMTSLDGVFAAGDIVRGASLVVWAVRDGRDAADRIHDYLTAKAETALSAA is encoded by the coding sequence ATGACGACCGATCGGATGCTGAAGTTTGTCGGAACCGAAAAGCGGATGCCCCAGAAGCGCGCCGCCGAGGACCGCCGCACCGATTTCGGCGAGATCTACAACGAGTTCGATCCGGCCCGGGCGGAGGAGCAGGCCGGCCGCTGCTCGCAATGCGGCGTGCCCTACTGTCAGGTCCACTGCCCGCTGCAGAACAACATCCCCGACTGGCTGATGCTGACGGCGGCTGGGCGCCTGGAGGAGGCCTACGAGATCTCCTCGGCGACCAACAACTTCCCGGAGATCTGCGGCCGTATCTGCCCGCAGGACCGCCTGTGCGAGGGGAACTGCGTCATCGAGAAGGGCTTCCAGTCGGTCACCATCGGGTCGGTGGAGAAGTACATCACGGAGACCGCCTTCGATAACGGGTGGGTGAAGCCGGTCAAGCCGGTGCGCGAGCGCGAGGAGTCTGTCGGCATCATCGGCGGCGGACCGGGCGGCCTGGCGGCGGCGGAACAGCTCCGCAAGCGCGGCTACCAGGTCCATGTCTACGACCGCTACGACCGCATGGGCGGCCTGATGATCTACGGCATTCCGAACTTCAAGCTGGAGAAGGAGGTCGTCGAGCGGCGCACGGTCCTGCTGGCCGACGGCGGCGTGCAGTATCACGCCAACACCGAGATCGGCCGCGACGTCACCCTGGACGAACTGCGCCAGCGCCACAGCGCCGTGCTGATCGCCACCGGCGTCTACAAGGCCCGCGACATGCAGTGCCCGGGCGTCGGCCTGGACGGCATCTATCCGGCACTCGACTACCTGACCGCCTCCAACCGCAAGGGCCTGGGCGATGCCGTGCCGGAATTCGACAACGGCACGCTCGACGCCAAGGGCAAGAAGGTCGTGGTCATCGGCGGCGGCGACACCGCCATGGACTGCGTGCGCACGGCCATCCGCCAGGGTGCCGAGGCCGTCACCTGCGTCTACCGGCGCGACCGGACCAACATGCCCGGCTCCCAGCGCGAGGTCGCCAATGCGGAGGAAGAGGGCGTGACCTTCGAATGGCTCGCCGCGCCGGAAGCCTTCGTCGGCGGCGAGACCGTGGACGGCGTGCGCTGCCAGCGCATCCATCTGGGCGTGCCTGACGCCACCGGCCGCCAGACCCCGCAGCCGATCGAGGGCTCCAGCTTCACCATCGAATGCGACATGGCGATCAAGGCGCTCGGCTTCGATCCGGAGGACCTGCCCGGCCTGTTCGGCGCGGCCGACCTGAAGGTCTCGCGCTGGGGCACCATCGGCATCGACTTCAAGACCATGATGACGAGCCTCGACGGGGTGTTCGCCGCCGGCGACATCGTGCGCGGCGCCTCGCTGGTGGTCTGGGCGGTGCGCGACGGCCGCGACGCCGCCGACCGCATCCACGACTACCTGACCGCCAAGGCCGAGACGGCCCTGTCGGCCGCCTGA